GGGTGCCCGGGCCGGTCCCGGGCGCCCCCTCCTTCATGCCACCCGACCAGGAGCCTGCCATGTCCGTGATCACCGACCTCCACCTGCAAATGCCCATCACCCCTGAGGCCACCACCAGCCGCCCTCTCCTGGACCTCCCGGGGTCCACCAAGGTGCTTGTCTTCGCCATGGATGCCGGACAGGAGATCAGCGCCCACACCGCCCCCTTTCCGGCCCAGATCCTGCTGCTTGAGGGCAGCCTGGAGGTGAGGGTGGATGGAGAGAGCCAGACCCTCGGCCCTGGTGACCAGATCCCCCTGCCCCAGGGGCATCCCCACGCGGTGAAAGCCCTTCAGCCCTCCCACTGGCTCCTGACCATGCTCCGGAATGCCACCGCTCTGTAAAGTCCCCCTCGCCATCCGGGATTCCCCATGGGAAACTGATAGATCGCCTGACAGTCCGGGCGGTGGCGAGGGACCATGGCGCTTTCTCACTACCAGCTGCTATCCCATTGCACCGACGACCAGTTGCGTCGCATCTGCGAGCGTCGGAAGCTGCCGGTGCCGCAGCATGCCTCGGAAGGGCCCGATGGAAGGCTCCGCCTGCTGAAGACCATGGTCTTCCACCTCGAGGACAACCGCAGGCTGACCAATGCCCTGGCCGACCTGGACGGCAGCTGCCTCCGCGCCCTGAAGCTCTTCCTGGGTCAGGGCGTCGTCCCGGATCCGGCTCCCCTCCAGGAGTTGGCCGAACTCGGCCTCATGCTGCCTGCGCCTCAGGGCTGGGCCGTGGCCGAGCGGGTGGCGGATGCCCTGGAAGACTTCGACGACGCCGCCTTCCAGTTCCAGACCGAGCAGGGCATTGGCTTGGAGGCCCCTGGCCCCTACGGCTTCGCCCTCTCCCTGAGTTCCATCCTCCTCCGCTGCCTCGGCGGGATCCGCATCCTCAAGGGAGGACTCCCCGCCAAGAAGGAACTCGGCCAGATCATGAAGGGCAATGCCCTCATCACGGAGGAGCGGGACGCCACCCTGCTCTTCGCCCTCCTCCATCGACTCGGCCTGCTCTGGAGCCGGGAGGGCCGGGTGGACACCCTCCTGCCCGCCGTCACCGCCCAAGCCCCCCGTTGGGTGGCTGAGCGCGCCTTCGCCAAGCTCCTGGAGGACGACCTCAAGCTCTGGAACATGCCCCCGGCCGAGGACCGCCACTTCCTGATGCAGCACCTCCTGGAGCGCAAGGGACAGGTGCTGGCGGTGCAGCCCTTCCTCAGCTTCCTCCAGACCCTCCACCCCATCGACGCAGAGCGCACCCGCACGGTCTTCCTGCCCTTCCTCTGCCGGATGGGCATCATCGCCATGGACGCCACCCGGGAGCATGCCTCCCTCACCCCCCATGGCGAGGCCCTGGCCCATGAGTACCTGACCCGGGACCACCGGGGGACCGAGGCCCACTGGGCCCCCCTCGGCATCACCCAGCCCCTGGTGATCCAGCCGACCCTGGAGCTCCTCACCCCCATGCTCCAGCACCCCCACCGTCTCCTGGGCCTGGCCCAGCTGGCGGATGTGGAGACCATGGACGCCATGGTGACCTGCCGCATCGGCGCCGACACCCTCATCCGGGCCTTGGATGCCGGTGTGAGCCTGGAGGAGATCCGGGACCGCCTCAGCGACGGATCCTCCTTCATGCCCCAGCCCCTCAAGCAGCTGCTGGGCGACCTGGAACGCCGCCTGGGCGAGGTGGAAGTCGAGCAGGGCGTGCGCCTGGTGCGGGCCCGAACCCCCCAGTTGGCCGAGGAACTCAAGCTCAGGCCCGAGCTCTCCTCCCTGGGCCTCCGCTCCATCTCCGACCGGGTCCTGGAGGCCAACGGCCCCGGCAACGCCTTCGCCCTCCTAAAGCAGGCGGGTTTCCTGCCCAAGCCCGGCCGTTTCCTGCCCGTGAGCCTGGACGGGGACGAATCCCTCTATCTCTGGGCCCTGGCCTGCCTCGCCTTCATCGACGAGAAGGGGATGAACCACCATCTGGACCCGGTGCGCCAGCTGATCCAGGGCGCCCTCCAGCGGATCCAGAACGAGGATCCCAACCTCTACCAGGAGGTCATGCGCCGGGTCCCGATGCTCCACCTCGGCGGGGGCAACCAAGCCACCGAGGAGACCCAGCGGATCCTGGAATACGCCTCCCGCTTCAACCTGATCACCGAGATCTCCTACATGCCCCTGGCCGCCCACCGCTCCCAGCAGCGGCGGGTCACCCCCCAGGCCATTGAGGGTGAGCACCTTCGGGCCTTCTGCCACCTGCACCAAGAGGAGATGACCTTCCGCTTGAGCCGCATCATCGGCGTCCGCCTCCTCAACGAGAAGGGCTGGAGCCCGGTCAACTCCACCTCCCACGCGGGCTGAAACCCGCCCGGATCTCAGCTGACCTTCTGCTCCAGATCCACCAGGGGCTGGACCGGCATCGGCGCAGGCACCTCCTCCGGGGCAGGAATGGCGCGCACCACGAGCCGACCATCTTCACGGTACTCCCGGATATACACCAATCGCCTTTCTTTTCCCTTAGGCATGATATTTTCCAATTTGATTTTCAGTTTTTGAAGCGGATGCCATGAATTCTGGGCCGTGACGGGTTCCAATCAAGGGGAAAAATTTAAAAATATGATATGACCAGAAATTCAAAAATCATAGCCCTGCCGCCAACGGGCTTTGGACCTCCAGACCAGCCACATGAGAGGAGTGATTCACCCCCTTGGATGTCGCCAAGGGGCCCGGGGTTCAGCGGCGTCCGCACTTTTTTCTGAAGCCCACGCCCAAAGCTGCCTCACTTGGGTGTGGCCACCCGGTGCCCGCCGTAGATGCCCCTGTGCCCCACGAGCACATAGGCCAGGAAGCAGGTGATGACCAGAGGCACCGCGAAGTGGGCCCCAAAGATCTCAATGCCCAGAAGGGTCG
The sequence above is drawn from the uncultured Holophaga sp. genome and encodes:
- a CDS encoding cupin domain-containing protein, with protein sequence MSVITDLHLQMPITPEATTSRPLLDLPGSTKVLVFAMDAGQEISAHTAPFPAQILLLEGSLEVRVDGESQTLGPGDQIPLPQGHPHAVKALQPSHWLLTMLRNATAL
- a CDS encoding helicase-associated domain-containing protein is translated as MALSHYQLLSHCTDDQLRRICERRKLPVPQHASEGPDGRLRLLKTMVFHLEDNRRLTNALADLDGSCLRALKLFLGQGVVPDPAPLQELAELGLMLPAPQGWAVAERVADALEDFDDAAFQFQTEQGIGLEAPGPYGFALSLSSILLRCLGGIRILKGGLPAKKELGQIMKGNALITEERDATLLFALLHRLGLLWSREGRVDTLLPAVTAQAPRWVAERAFAKLLEDDLKLWNMPPAEDRHFLMQHLLERKGQVLAVQPFLSFLQTLHPIDAERTRTVFLPFLCRMGIIAMDATREHASLTPHGEALAHEYLTRDHRGTEAHWAPLGITQPLVIQPTLELLTPMLQHPHRLLGLAQLADVETMDAMVTCRIGADTLIRALDAGVSLEEIRDRLSDGSSFMPQPLKQLLGDLERRLGEVEVEQGVRLVRARTPQLAEELKLRPELSSLGLRSISDRVLEANGPGNAFALLKQAGFLPKPGRFLPVSLDGDESLYLWALACLAFIDEKGMNHHLDPVRQLIQGALQRIQNEDPNLYQEVMRRVPMLHLGGGNQATEETQRILEYASRFNLITEISYMPLAAHRSQQRRVTPQAIEGEHLRAFCHLHQEEMTFRLSRIIGVRLLNEKGWSPVNSTSHAG